The proteins below are encoded in one region of Alistipes indistinctus YIT 12060:
- a CDS encoding response regulator transcription factor has translation MRTLIIADNQDITRAGLRALFARNPAVGAVCEARSKSDLIRNLRLAPDAVVILDYAWFDFNRVEELCILRDRYPCSGWMLFSETLVGSLLHCSLRGERPFGVVLKRCDSDEIEAAFEAVMQGRGYVCESIRDTPAYPEQSGTGGMSADTVSSGMLHPVVSMPSVHSLTPTEQAVLREIALGRTTREIAADRYVSFHTVITHRKNIFRKLGVNNVHEATKYAMRAGIIDVAEYCI, from the coding sequence ATGAGGACATTAATTATTGCCGATAACCAGGATATTACCCGGGCCGGATTGCGGGCATTGTTTGCTCGTAACCCGGCTGTGGGTGCTGTTTGCGAAGCCCGGAGTAAGAGTGATTTGATCCGGAATTTGCGACTGGCTCCCGATGCAGTCGTCATTCTGGATTACGCGTGGTTCGATTTCAACCGGGTCGAAGAACTTTGCATTTTACGCGATCGGTATCCGTGCAGCGGTTGGATGCTCTTCTCGGAGACCCTGGTCGGTTCACTGTTGCATTGTAGTTTGCGTGGGGAGAGGCCTTTCGGCGTGGTACTCAAAAGATGCGATTCGGATGAGATAGAGGCCGCGTTTGAAGCCGTAATGCAGGGCAGGGGGTACGTCTGTGAGTCGATCCGTGATACGCCGGCGTACCCCGAACAGTCCGGTACGGGTGGGATGTCTGCGGACACCGTATCGTCCGGGATGCTGCATCCGGTTGTTTCGATGCCTTCCGTACATTCGCTGACCCCGACCGAACAGGCTGTTTTGCGTGAAATCGCATTGGGGCGCACGACGCGTGAAATTGCTGCTGACCGTTATGTTTCGTTCCACACCGTTATCACGCACCGAAAGAATATCTTTCGCAAACTCGGCGTAAATAACGTGCATGAGGCGACGAAGTATGCCATGCGGGCGGGAATTATCGACGTGGCGGAATATTGTATCTGA
- a CDS encoding GNAT family N-acetyltransferase produces the protein MESIHFRNGTKKDIGVLAELFRETVCRINSRDYSPEQIAAWTGGATPKRWDGLFSGALRFILAERDTDGAILGFTAVDRGYLHSLFVHAEYQSRGIGSGLLEQAEAYAHMQGAVRITSEVSLTARPFFERKGYRVDREQQIDRGGVLLTNFLMYKTLS, from the coding sequence ATGGAATCCATTCATTTTCGGAATGGAACAAAAAAGGATATCGGTGTATTGGCTGAACTGTTTCGGGAGACGGTTTGTCGTATCAACAGCCGGGACTATTCACCGGAACAGATTGCAGCCTGGACGGGAGGCGCAACGCCGAAGCGGTGGGACGGGCTCTTCTCCGGAGCGCTCCGGTTTATTCTTGCCGAACGGGATACGGATGGAGCGATACTCGGTTTTACAGCAGTCGATCGGGGGTATCTACATTCGCTGTTCGTGCATGCGGAATACCAAAGCCGGGGCATCGGATCGGGATTGTTGGAGCAGGCGGAAGCATATGCGCATATGCAGGGTGCCGTTCGGATCACTTCCGAAGTGAGTTTGACGGCCCGGCCCTTTTTTGAGCGAAAAGGTTATCGGGTGGATCGGGAACAGCAAATCGATCGAGGCGGCGTTTTGTTGACTAACTTTTTGATGTACAAAACGCTGAGCTGA
- a CDS encoding O-acetylhomoserine aminocarboxypropyltransferase/cysteine synthase family protein: protein MSKKNYRFDTLQVHAGQVPDSVTGSRAVPIYQTTSYVFDDAQDGADRFALRKFGNIYTRLTNPTTAVFEERVAALEGGTAAVAAASGLAAQFLAIGNLAETGDNIVSTSYIYGGTHNQFKVAFRRLGIEVRFANGDDPASVASLIDDKTKAIYLETIGNPEFNVPDFEPIVEVARRHGIAVVTDNTFGAGGYLCRPLEWGVNVVTHSATKWIGGHGTSLGGVVVDGGNFDWGNGRYPALSEPSDSYHGLNIWETFGAGSPFGNIAFAIRTRGEGLRDFGPTLSPFNAFQLLQGLETLSLRVQRSVDNALELARWLQKHPKIESVNYPGLEENPHHVLAKKYLRHGFGGVLSFRVKGDAGQAAEVIGRLELISHLANVGDAKTLIIHPASTTHSQLPADELVRAGVYPNQLRLSLGIEDIEDLKIDLDDALTGV from the coding sequence ATGAGCAAGAAAAATTACCGCTTTGACACGTTGCAGGTCCACGCCGGACAGGTACCCGATTCTGTTACCGGTTCCCGTGCCGTACCCATTTACCAGACTACATCCTATGTGTTCGACGATGCGCAGGATGGTGCCGACCGCTTTGCGCTGCGCAAGTTCGGCAATATCTATACCCGCCTGACCAATCCGACCACCGCCGTTTTCGAAGAGCGGGTCGCCGCCCTCGAAGGCGGAACGGCTGCTGTAGCGGCCGCATCTGGACTGGCTGCGCAATTTCTGGCCATCGGTAACCTGGCGGAAACGGGCGATAACATTGTCAGTACCTCCTATATCTACGGTGGAACCCATAACCAGTTCAAAGTTGCCTTTCGTCGTCTGGGCATCGAGGTCCGTTTTGCAAATGGCGACGATCCGGCTTCGGTCGCTTCACTGATCGACGACAAGACCAAAGCGATTTACCTGGAGACGATCGGCAATCCGGAATTTAACGTTCCCGATTTCGAGCCGATCGTGGAGGTGGCCCGCAGGCACGGCATTGCCGTCGTGACCGACAACACGTTCGGCGCCGGCGGATATCTGTGCCGGCCGCTGGAGTGGGGAGTGAATGTGGTGACCCACTCTGCGACGAAGTGGATCGGCGGCCATGGGACGAGTCTTGGTGGAGTCGTCGTCGACGGGGGTAATTTCGATTGGGGCAACGGACGTTATCCTGCGCTGAGTGAACCGTCGGATAGTTATCACGGCCTGAATATCTGGGAAACATTCGGTGCGGGCAGTCCGTTCGGTAATATTGCGTTTGCAATCCGTACGCGCGGTGAAGGGTTGCGCGATTTTGGGCCCACGCTTAGTCCGTTCAACGCATTCCAGTTGCTGCAGGGGCTCGAAACGCTGTCGCTACGGGTACAGAGAAGTGTGGACAACGCATTGGAGCTCGCCCGTTGGTTACAGAAGCATCCTAAAATCGAAAGTGTGAATTATCCGGGGCTGGAAGAAAATCCGCACCATGTTTTGGCGAAGAAATACCTGCGCCACGGCTTCGGCGGTGTTTTGTCGTTCCGGGTGAAAGGCGATGCCGGGCAGGCTGCCGAAGTGATCGGCCGGTTGGAGCTGATCAGCCACCTGGCCAATGTCGGCGATGCGAAAACGCTGATTATCCATCCGGCTTCGACAACCCATTCGCAGTTGCCGGCCGACGAACTTGTCCGGGCGGGCGTCTATCCGAACCAATTGCGGTTGTCGCTCGGTATCGAAGATATTGAGGACCTGAAAATCGATCTGGACGATGCCTTGACGGGTGTGTGA
- a CDS encoding succinate dehydrogenase/fumarate reductase iron-sulfur subunit: protein MNLKLKIWRQKNAQAKGEFVEYAVENISPDTSFLEMLDILNNDLIHKGEEPIVFDHDCREGICGMCSLHINGHAHGPDEDVTTCQLHMRKFHDGETIVIEPWRSSAFPVIKDLAVDRSAFDKILQAGGFISINTGGVPDANAIPIPKKDADESMDAAACIGCGACVATCKNGSAMLFVAARVSSLAKLPQGRVEGARRAKAMVAKMDELGFGACTNTGACEAECPKGISIAHIARLNREFLSAKLKD, encoded by the coding sequence ATGAACTTGAAATTAAAGATATGGCGTCAGAAGAACGCCCAGGCCAAAGGGGAATTTGTGGAGTACGCGGTGGAGAATATTTCGCCCGACACGTCGTTCCTCGAAATGCTGGATATTCTGAACAATGATCTGATCCACAAAGGCGAAGAGCCGATCGTGTTCGACCACGACTGCCGTGAAGGCATTTGCGGTATGTGCTCGCTGCACATCAACGGCCATGCGCACGGACCCGACGAGGATGTTACCACGTGCCAGCTGCACATGCGTAAGTTCCACGACGGTGAAACTATCGTGATCGAACCGTGGCGTTCGAGCGCCTTCCCGGTGATCAAGGACCTGGCCGTGGATCGCAGTGCATTCGATAAGATTCTGCAGGCCGGCGGTTTCATTTCGATCAACACGGGCGGTGTACCGGATGCCAATGCGATTCCTATTCCGAAGAAGGATGCCGACGAGAGTATGGATGCGGCTGCCTGCATCGGTTGCGGAGCGTGCGTAGCGACCTGCAAGAACGGTTCGGCTATGTTGTTCGTCGCTGCCCGCGTATCGTCGCTGGCCAAGTTGCCGCAGGGTCGTGTTGAGGGTGCCCGCCGTGCCAAGGCGATGGTAGCCAAGATGGACGAACTCGGTTTTGGCGCTTGTACGAATACCGGTGCCTGTGAAGCCGAATGCCCCAAAGGTATTTCGATCGCACACATCGCCCGCCTGAACCGCGAATTCCTGTCTGCGAAACTGAAAGACTAA
- a CDS encoding 5-formyltetrahydrofolate cyclo-ligase, whose amino-acid sequence MSGSIIGSISDRPLQTQQAAKRRLRQIVRERYAAADRAGLKVASDHVMQALEQLPEFIAARCVALYWSLPGEVETHAFAEKWRHEKQVLLPVMHGDGLLLYPFTGREHLVQRRFGVWEPDPEAPFSALPGTPVPDTTSEHTPNRKSLLAAHTTQVPRTNPPQAQPTEPAELTGRDPDPDLIVVPAVGFDPQGSRLGHGKGFYDRLLPGTQALKVGICFDFQLFEHIPAEEHDVPMDRIIAGSRDGSLLYFCDKNDAYR is encoded by the coding sequence ATGTCCGGTTCCATCATTGGCTCCATATCCGACCGGCCGCTCCAAACACAGCAAGCGGCCAAAAGGAGGTTACGGCAAATTGTCCGCGAACGGTATGCCGCCGCGGACCGGGCGGGACTGAAAGTCGCCTCGGACCATGTGATGCAGGCCCTGGAGCAACTGCCCGAATTCATCGCCGCGCGGTGTGTCGCGCTCTACTGGTCCTTGCCCGGAGAGGTGGAGACGCATGCTTTTGCCGAAAAATGGCGCCACGAAAAGCAGGTATTGCTGCCGGTTATGCACGGCGACGGTTTGCTGTTGTATCCTTTTACCGGCAGGGAACACCTGGTACAACGGCGCTTCGGCGTATGGGAACCCGATCCGGAGGCCCCCTTTTCAGCGCTCCCCGGCACGCCGGTTCCGGACACGACTTCCGAACACACGCCCAACCGTAAATCACTCCTGGCTGCGCACACTACGCAGGTTCCCCGTACAAACCCTCCCCAGGCACAACCGACAGAGCCGGCAGAGTTGACCGGTCGGGACCCAGATCCCGACCTGATCGTCGTACCTGCCGTCGGATTCGACCCGCAAGGCAGCCGGCTCGGCCACGGCAAAGGCTTCTACGACAGGTTGCTCCCGGGCACACAGGCATTGAAAGTCGGTATCTGTTTCGATTTTCAGCTTTTCGAGCATATTCCGGCCGAAGAGCACGACGTCCCGATGGACCGGATCATCGCCGGCTCCCGGGACGGAAGCCTGCTCTACTTCTGTGACAAAAACGACGCGTACCGATAA
- the cysK gene encoding cysteine synthase A — protein MSKIAKKLTDLIGNTPLLELSNFNKKYAPNAAIIGKLEYFNPGGSVKDRIALAMIEDAENRGLLKPGSEIIEPTSGNTGVGLALVAAAKGYKLTLTMPDTMSIERRNLLKALGANIVLTPGAEGMKGAIAKAEALRDEHPGAIILQQFENPANPAVHKRTTAEEIWRDTDGKVDIFIAGVGTGGTVSGVGARLKELNPKIRIVAVEPADSPVLSGGKPGPHKIQGIGAGFIPKTYNAAAVDQIITVSNDDAIRTSRELACTEGLLVGISAGAATYAATQLAADPKNKGKEIVVLLPDTGERYLSTVLYAFDEYPL, from the coding sequence ATGTCAAAAATCGCAAAAAAACTGACCGACCTGATCGGCAATACCCCCCTGCTAGAACTTTCGAACTTCAATAAGAAATACGCGCCGAACGCTGCCATCATCGGCAAGCTGGAATATTTCAATCCGGGCGGCAGCGTCAAAGACCGCATCGCATTGGCAATGATCGAAGACGCTGAAAACAGAGGGTTGCTCAAACCGGGCAGCGAGATCATCGAGCCGACCAGCGGCAACACCGGAGTGGGCCTTGCGCTCGTCGCAGCGGCCAAAGGTTATAAACTGACGTTAACAATGCCTGACACGATGAGTATCGAACGGCGCAATTTGCTGAAAGCGCTCGGAGCGAATATCGTGCTGACGCCGGGTGCGGAAGGGATGAAAGGGGCTATCGCAAAGGCAGAAGCGCTACGCGACGAGCATCCGGGAGCGATCATCCTGCAACAATTCGAAAATCCGGCCAATCCGGCCGTACACAAACGCACGACCGCCGAAGAGATATGGCGCGACACCGACGGGAAAGTCGATATTTTCATAGCCGGCGTCGGTACCGGCGGTACCGTCAGCGGGGTCGGTGCACGGCTCAAAGAGTTAAACCCGAAAATCAGGATCGTTGCCGTCGAACCGGCCGATTCGCCCGTCCTTTCGGGGGGTAAACCGGGTCCGCACAAAATCCAGGGTATCGGCGCAGGATTCATTCCGAAAACATACAATGCGGCGGCGGTAGACCAGATCATCACGGTGTCGAATGACGACGCCATCCGCACTTCCCGCGAACTTGCCTGTACCGAAGGCCTGCTGGTCGGTATCTCGGCCGGCGCCGCGACCTATGCGGCTACGCAACTGGCGGCCGATCCAAAAAATAAAGGCAAAGAGATCGTCGTATTGCTGCCCGATACCGGCGAACGTTACCTGTCCACGGTATTGTACGCATTCGACGAATATCCTTTATAA
- a CDS encoding S41 family peptidase: MKAKTKKGIKYTLLSALVALVGTVTIAASNPDFALGRNIQILFNMFRELNLLYVDQIDPDEMLLDAADGMTSKLDPYTELIPEKEMADFEIMTTGKYGGMGAMIRQKDDYVMIAQPYKNSPADKAGLVVGDLLLEVNGESIKGYEVSKVSSMLKGTPGTTLHLKVRKLLTGQEEELTFKRERIVVSGIPYWSVIDDSIGYIVHKDFSEDCSNDIRNAVMSMKKAGIKGLIIDLRGNGGGILQEAVKILSMFVPKGTEVVSMRGRMKELDATFVTQSEPIDTQIPVAVLINSSSASAAEIVAGAFQDLDRGVLLGQRSFGKGLVQSTRPVGYNAYLKLTTAKYYTPSGRCIQAIDYSHRAEDGSVGTVPDSLIKEYATKAGRKVYDGGGVMPDIRMPDNYYSRFTNVLYGKGYIEDFANLYYKKHREGVDVDNFELSDADYNEFVRFMADKPVDFESETQQTLSQLRQKAERDKYLDRIEGELNAIEQKIRDDKQADLQAFKKEIKELIGDEIVMRYHYIQGVARHNSHLDPEILEAIKVLQDPARYHQIITSQDTQRK; encoded by the coding sequence ATGAAAGCGAAAACGAAAAAAGGCATCAAATATACGCTGCTCTCCGCACTGGTCGCTTTGGTCGGTACGGTAACGATCGCGGCATCGAACCCGGATTTCGCGCTGGGCCGTAATATCCAGATACTGTTCAACATGTTCCGCGAACTGAACCTGCTCTACGTGGACCAGATCGATCCCGACGAAATGTTGTTGGACGCCGCCGACGGCATGACCTCCAAGCTCGATCCTTACACCGAACTGATTCCCGAAAAGGAGATGGCCGATTTCGAGATCATGACTACCGGCAAGTACGGCGGTATGGGCGCGATGATCCGGCAAAAGGACGACTACGTGATGATCGCCCAGCCGTATAAAAACTCTCCGGCCGACAAGGCCGGACTCGTGGTGGGCGACCTCCTGCTCGAAGTGAACGGAGAAAGCATCAAAGGCTACGAAGTGAGCAAGGTGAGTTCGATGTTGAAAGGCACGCCGGGCACCACGCTACACCTGAAGGTTCGCAAACTGCTGACCGGCCAGGAAGAAGAACTGACCTTCAAGCGGGAACGGATCGTCGTGTCGGGCATTCCTTATTGGAGCGTTATCGACGACAGCATCGGTTACATCGTACACAAAGATTTTTCCGAAGATTGCAGCAACGATATCCGCAACGCTGTCATGTCGATGAAAAAAGCGGGGATCAAAGGACTGATTATCGACCTGCGGGGGAACGGCGGCGGCATCCTGCAGGAGGCGGTCAAAATCCTCTCGATGTTCGTCCCCAAAGGTACCGAGGTAGTGTCGATGCGGGGACGCATGAAGGAGCTGGATGCCACCTTCGTTACCCAAAGCGAACCGATCGACACGCAAATTCCGGTCGCCGTGCTGATCAACAGCTCCTCGGCCTCGGCCGCAGAGATCGTAGCGGGAGCTTTCCAGGACCTCGACCGCGGCGTACTGCTCGGTCAGCGCTCGTTCGGCAAGGGGCTCGTACAGTCGACCCGCCCGGTCGGCTACAACGCCTACCTGAAACTCACCACTGCCAAATACTACACCCCCAGCGGACGCTGCATCCAGGCGATCGACTATTCGCATCGGGCCGAAGACGGCAGCGTAGGGACCGTACCCGATTCGCTGATCAAGGAGTATGCGACCAAAGCGGGCCGCAAAGTGTACGACGGCGGCGGCGTGATGCCCGACATTCGCATGCCCGACAATTATTACAGCCGTTTCACGAATGTCCTTTACGGAAAGGGCTATATCGAAGACTTCGCGAACCTGTATTATAAAAAACACCGGGAAGGTGTCGATGTAGACAACTTCGAGTTGAGCGATGCGGATTACAACGAGTTCGTCCGGTTCATGGCCGATAAACCTGTGGATTTCGAATCGGAAACACAACAAACGCTTTCCCAGTTACGCCAAAAAGCGGAGCGCGACAAATACCTCGACAGGATCGAAGGGGAGCTGAACGCGATCGAACAGAAAATCCGGGATGATAAACAGGCCGACCTGCAGGCATTCAAAAAGGAAATCAAAGAACTGATCGGGGATGAGATCGTGATGCGCTATCACTATATACAGGGCGTGGCACGCCACAACAGCCACTTGGATCCTGAAATCCTCGAAGCGATCAAAGTTTTGCAGGATCCGGCCCGTTACCACCAGATCATCACGTCGCAGGACACCCAACGCAAATAA
- a CDS encoding fumarate reductase/succinate dehydrogenase flavoprotein subunit, giving the protein MAKLDSKIPAGPLAEKWSKHKADIKVVSPANKRKLDIIVIGTGLGGASAAASLGDLGYNVKVFCISDSPRRAHSIAAQGGINAAKNYQNDNDSVFRLFYDTIKGGDYRAREANVYRLAEVSNSIIDQCVAQGVPFARDYGGLLDNRSFGGAQVSRTFYARGQTGQQLLLGAYAALNRGIARGNVKSYPRHEMLDLVMIDGKARGIIARNLITGEIERFGAHAVVIASGGYGNVFFLSTNAMNSNGSAAWQCYKKGADFANPCFTQIHPTCIPVHGTQQSKLTLMSESLRNDGRIWVPKKKEDVEAIRAKKKKASDIPEEDRDYYLERRYPAFGNLVPRDVASRAAKERCDAGFGVNETGLAVFLDFKTAIARLGKDVIKARYGNLFQMYEKITDVNPYDEPMMIYPAVHYTMGGIWVDYNLMTTIPGLYAIGEANFSDHGANRLGASALMQGLADGYFVLPYTIGDYLSHEIQTPKIDTNRPEFAEAEKGVKEKIAKLLSINGKESVDDIHKKLGHIMWENVGMARTKESLEKAIAEIQALRKDFWKNVRVVGTDKDFNQELEKALRLADFLELGELMARDGLNRNESCGGHFRTEYQTPEGEALRDDEHFTYVAVWEYNGPDKEPTLIKEPLVFEAVHLAQRNYKD; this is encoded by the coding sequence ATGGCAAAGTTAGATTCTAAGATTCCTGCCGGCCCGTTGGCGGAGAAATGGAGCAAGCACAAAGCTGACATCAAGGTGGTCAGCCCGGCTAACAAAAGAAAACTCGACATCATCGTAATCGGTACCGGTCTCGGCGGCGCATCTGCAGCCGCTTCGCTCGGCGATTTGGGATATAATGTAAAGGTGTTCTGCATCAGTGACTCGCCCCGCCGTGCGCATTCGATTGCCGCACAGGGCGGTATCAATGCTGCGAAAAACTACCAGAACGACAACGACTCGGTGTTCCGCCTCTTCTACGATACGATCAAGGGCGGCGACTACCGTGCCCGTGAGGCAAACGTGTATCGTCTGGCCGAAGTCTCGAACTCGATCATCGACCAGTGCGTAGCACAGGGCGTGCCTTTCGCCCGTGACTACGGCGGACTGCTCGATAACCGCTCGTTCGGCGGCGCGCAGGTATCCCGTACGTTTTACGCCCGCGGCCAGACCGGCCAGCAGTTGTTGCTCGGCGCTTATGCAGCCCTGAACCGCGGTATTGCCCGTGGCAACGTGAAGAGTTATCCGCGTCACGAAATGCTGGACCTCGTGATGATCGACGGCAAGGCGCGCGGTATCATCGCCCGCAACCTGATTACTGGTGAGATCGAGCGCTTCGGTGCACACGCCGTGGTGATTGCATCGGGCGGTTACGGCAACGTTTTCTTCCTGTCGACCAACGCGATGAATTCGAACGGTTCGGCCGCATGGCAGTGCTACAAGAAGGGCGCCGACTTTGCGAATCCCTGCTTCACGCAGATCCACCCGACCTGTATCCCGGTGCACGGTACGCAGCAGTCGAAACTGACGCTGATGTCCGAGTCGCTGCGTAACGACGGCCGGATCTGGGTGCCGAAAAAGAAAGAGGATGTTGAGGCGATCCGTGCGAAAAAGAAGAAAGCTTCGGATATCCCCGAGGAGGATCGCGACTACTACCTGGAGCGCCGTTATCCGGCTTTCGGTAACCTCGTGCCGCGCGATGTGGCTTCGCGTGCCGCCAAAGAACGCTGCGATGCAGGCTTCGGCGTGAACGAGACCGGACTGGCCGTGTTCCTGGATTTCAAGACGGCGATCGCCCGCCTGGGCAAGGACGTCATCAAAGCCCGTTACGGCAACCTTTTCCAGATGTATGAGAAGATTACCGACGTGAATCCTTATGACGAACCGATGATGATCTATCCGGCCGTTCACTACACGATGGGAGGTATCTGGGTCGATTACAACCTGATGACGACGATCCCCGGCCTGTACGCGATCGGCGAGGCCAACTTCTCCGATCACGGTGCGAACCGCCTCGGTGCTTCGGCGCTGATGCAGGGCTTGGCCGACGGTTACTTCGTGCTTCCTTACACGATCGGCGATTACCTGTCTCACGAGATTCAGACTCCGAAGATCGACACGAACCGTCCCGAATTCGCGGAGGCGGAAAAAGGTGTTAAGGAGAAGATCGCCAAACTACTCTCGATCAACGGGAAAGAGTCTGTGGATGATATCCACAAGAAACTGGGCCACATCATGTGGGAGAACGTCGGTATGGCACGTACCAAGGAGAGCCTTGAGAAAGCCATTGCCGAAATTCAGGCGCTTCGTAAGGATTTCTGGAAAAATGTACGCGTGGTCGGAACTGACAAGGATTTCAACCAGGAGCTCGAAAAGGCGCTCCGTTTGGCCGATTTCCTCGAACTGGGCGAGCTGATGGCCCGGGACGGTCTGAACCGCAACGAATCTTGCGGAGGGCACTTCCGCACTGAGTACCAGACTCCGGAAGGAGAGGCGCTGCGGGATGATGAGCATTTCACGTATGTGGCTGTCTGGGAGTACAACGGACCCGATAAGGAACCGACTTTGATCAAGGAACCGCTGGTATTCGAAGCGGTGCATTTGGCACAGCGTAACTACAAAGACTAG
- a CDS encoding carbohydrate kinase family protein, whose protein sequence is MKDYSIAGIGEVLWDLFPEYKRLGGGTANFAYHVSQFGFDAAVASALGHDPLGDEVVRTLEDNKVGYLLPQVDFPTGTVQVEVNSDGVPRYDIREQVAWDHIPYTDSLRELARNCCAVCFGSLAQRSEVSRTTINRFLDDTSEESLRIFDINLRQNFYTSETILSSLQKCNILKLNEEEVTLLAQMFGYDELNLRAVCRSVVKDYALQVLILTCGANGSYVFTPDESSYYDTPKVEVADTVGAGDSFTGAFCAALLRGKSIRVAHRLAVDVSAYVCTQQGGMPPLPESLTRRLDPEEGI, encoded by the coding sequence ATGAAAGATTATTCCATCGCAGGGATCGGCGAGGTGCTCTGGGACCTCTTTCCCGAATACAAAAGGCTCGGCGGGGGTACGGCGAACTTCGCGTACCACGTCTCGCAGTTCGGATTCGATGCAGCCGTAGCGAGCGCTTTAGGGCACGATCCGCTGGGCGACGAGGTAGTCCGTACGCTCGAAGACAATAAAGTGGGGTATCTTTTGCCGCAGGTAGACTTCCCGACGGGTACCGTACAGGTCGAGGTCAACAGCGACGGAGTTCCGCGCTACGACATCCGCGAACAGGTCGCATGGGACCATATTCCCTATACAGATTCACTCCGGGAGCTGGCCCGCAACTGCTGTGCAGTCTGTTTCGGCTCGCTCGCACAGCGCAGCGAAGTCTCGCGCACAACGATCAACCGTTTCCTCGACGATACTTCCGAGGAGAGCCTGCGTATTTTCGACATCAACCTGCGCCAGAATTTTTATACCAGCGAGACGATCCTCAGTTCGCTGCAAAAATGCAACATCCTGAAGCTAAACGAAGAGGAAGTAACCCTTCTCGCCCAGATGTTCGGGTACGACGAATTGAACCTGCGGGCCGTCTGCCGTTCGGTCGTGAAAGATTACGCACTGCAGGTGCTGATCCTCACCTGCGGTGCAAACGGCAGTTACGTCTTTACACCGGACGAAAGTTCATATTACGATACGCCGAAAGTGGAAGTCGCGGACACCGTCGGGGCAGGCGATTCGTTTACCGGAGCATTTTGCGCCGCATTGCTGCGCGGCAAGTCGATCCGTGTGGCGCACCGGCTGGCAGTCGACGTTTCGGCTTATGTCTGCACGCAGCAGGGCGGCATGCCCCCACTGCCCGAAAGCCTGACGCGCCGCCTCGATCCCGAGGAGGGAATATAA
- a CDS encoding succinate dehydrogenase/fumarate reductase cytochrome b subunit, with protein sequence MGNCLFTSSIGRKLIMSISGLFLVLFLLFHMSMNLAAVFSTEAYNAICEFLGANWYALVGTLVLAAGFLVHIIYASILTLRNRAARGDKRYAVTAMPAGVSWASRNMYILGAIVVLGLILHLYNFWYKMQFAEIIGDHNLGAFGPTDGAAYIADLFSNPVYCIIYLVWFVAIWFHLTHGFWSAFQTIGWDNQIWLGRLKCIANIFATVVFLGFAVVVVAFYLRSLCGGACGVC encoded by the coding sequence ATGGGCAATTGTCTGTTCACATCCTCAATCGGAAGAAAACTGATTATGAGTATTTCAGGTCTCTTTCTGGTTCTTTTCCTGTTGTTTCACATGTCGATGAACCTGGCGGCCGTTTTCTCGACCGAGGCTTACAATGCGATCTGTGAATTCCTGGGTGCCAACTGGTACGCACTGGTGGGAACGCTGGTGCTGGCCGCCGGTTTCCTGGTGCACATCATCTATGCATCGATCCTGACGCTGCGTAACCGCGCGGCCCGCGGCGACAAGCGCTATGCGGTGACGGCAATGCCCGCAGGGGTGAGCTGGGCTTCCCGGAACATGTACATCCTGGGAGCTATCGTAGTGCTCGGGCTGATCCTGCACCTGTACAACTTCTGGTACAAGATGCAGTTCGCCGAGATCATCGGCGACCACAACCTCGGCGCTTTCGGCCCGACGGACGGCGCGGCTTACATCGCCGACTTGTTCAGCAATCCGGTTTACTGCATCATCTACCTGGTGTGGTTCGTGGCCATCTGGTTCCACCTTACGCACGGTTTCTGGAGCGCGTTCCAGACGATCGGCTGGGACAACCAGATTTGGCTCGGACGCCTCAAATGCATCGCGAATATTTTTGCTACGGTCGTATTCCTCGGTTTCGCCGTGGTGGTTGTGGCTTTTTACCTGCGCAGCCTGTGCGGCGGTGCCTGCGGTGTATGCTAA